The DNA window GCTTTCGTCAGTATCTGTCCGTTGCGCAGCAGCATGGCGTAACCCCGTTTCAGCACGTTGGCCGGGTCGAGGTGGCGTAGCGTTACGGCTTTTTCCGTCAGGTCGGTGTGGCGATCGCGGAAATAGTTGTGCATTATAAACTGGAACCGCTCGGTCTCGCTGTCGAGCTGCTCGCGGGCATGTTGCAGGCTGGTCCGGGTAGCATTGAGCAGTCGTTCGCGCTGGTACAGGCAACGCTCCTCAAACTGCCGGTTGTGCTCAATCAGAAACGCAGCGGCTTTCGTCGGCGTCTTTACGCTCTGATGGCACAGCAGGTCGGTAATGCTGACGTTACGTTCGTGGCCGATACCGGCCAAGATGGGTATGGAAAAGCCCGCAACGGCCCGGCCCAGTTCGTAGGTATCAAACGAACCGAAGTCAAGCTGCGAACCACCCCCCCGCACGATCACGACCGCGTCGTAGGCAGTTTGACTAGCCAGAATCTTGTCGAGTTGCGCGCAAATAGCCCGTTCGGCACCCTGCCCCTGCACCTGCGACAGATACTCGTCAACCACAAAGTCGTAGCCCAGCGGATTCTGCGCCAGTTCGTGCCGGAAGTCGCGCCATCCATCGGAGTTGGGGGCAGTAATCAGTGCCAGCCGCTGTATCACCGTAGGGCGGGGCAGGAGCTGATTCGACGTAATGTATTGCCCGGCTTCAACCCAGATCAGGTCGGGGTGCTGCGCGACGAGCGTGTCAAGTACGGCCTGCCGTTCGCGCTCCAGATTCCCTAGTGTGTAAGCCGGGTCGATCTTAACGATCTCCAGCCGCAGTCCGTAGACGGGGTTAAAGCTGACGACAACCTGCAACAGCAACTGAATATTACGGGCAAAGGCCACGCCCGTTGCCTGTTCGAAATCGCGAATCGTGTGGTAATGTCGGCGCCAGATGCAGGCTTCCAGCTTGGCCGTCGTTTCGCGGCCTTCCCGTTCCACGAGCGTCATGAAGCAGTACCCCCGGTCGGGATAATTCTTAATGTCACTCGTTTCGGCCACCACCCACAATGGCCGACCTCCAAACGCGTCGTCGACGACCGCGTTCAGCGTAAAAGCCAGATCAGACAGACGGATGGGAGACATGTATTGAATGATTGAGTGACAGAATGATTGACGGGGCCACCCGTGCGGTGATAGAATGACTGATTAATCGCTGTGTTGCAACTTTTCATTCACTCATTCTATCACTCACTCATTCTATCATTGACCAGCGAACTGCCGGAGGAAGCGGATGTCGTTTTCGGTGTACAGACGCAGGTCGTTGACGACGTACTTCAGCTGGGTGATCCGTTCGATACCCATACCGAAAGCAAAGCCGGTGTATTCCTCCGGGTCGATGCCGCAATTGGCAATCACCTGCGGATCGACCATACCGGAACCGGCAATCTCGACCCAGCCGCTGTGCTTACAGATGTTGCAGCCCTTACCCCCGCAAATCTGACAGGAGATGTCGATCTCAGCGCTGGGTTCGGTGAAGGGGAAGTACGACGGGCGAAACCGAATCTGCGTACCCGGCTCGAACATCTCTTTCACGAAATGATAGAGCGTGTCTTTCAGATCTTTAAAACCCACGTTCCGGTCTATGTACAAGCCTTCGACCTGGTGGAACATGCAATGGGCGCGGGCCGAAATCGTTTCGTTGCGGTACACCCGCCCCGGCATAATCGACCGAATGGGCGGCTTGGTATGTTCCATCAGCCGAATCTGCACGTTCGACGTGTGTGTACGCAGCAGCACATCGCCCCCCGGCTCGCCCTCGGTCGCTTTGCGGATAAAGAACGTGTCCTGCATGTCGCGGGCCGGGTGGTTGTCGGGGAAGTTGAGTGCCCCGAAATTGTACCAGTCCGACTCGATTTCCGGGCCGTCGGCAACGTTAAAGCCGATACGCTCAAAAATCTGAATGATGCGCTGCCGTACCAGATTCAGCGGATGCTGATTACCGGTCAGGTTGGGCACGGTCGGTAGCGTAAGGTCGAATGGCGGGGTAGTGTTGGTAGCCTGCTGCTGTTCAAGCGACTCGCTGAACGCATCGAATCGGGCCTGAGCGGCATTCTTCAGGCCGTTCAACGCCTGCCCCACCGCCCGACGCTGATCGGCCGGTACTTGTTTGAGGGCATCGAACAAAGCTGTAACAACACCTTTACGGCTGATATAGCGCATCCGGAACTGTTCCAGTTCATCTTTCGAGCGCACCTCGTACTGTTCTATCTCCTGTTGGATCGCGTCAACGTTCTCCAGCATACGTCTGCTTATTGGCTATTGTCAAACCACAAAGGTACAGAAAAGTCACGGCCTGTTCATGGCTGGCTGTGTCTTGTCAGGCAGTAACATATGTTAACGTAAGCGGCTGATACTGACGTTGTAGCGGAACGGTCGCTACCGGAAAGGTGCGATGTGACAGACTCTTGTGCCTGATTTTCAAAAAATTACAGTGAAGGGAACTGGACGAATGAATATACGTCGATAAGTCCGTTAGGGTCTGATTGTTGTACTACCATTGACTGACAGGCCACAGTAATGAGCGATTAGTATACCTGGCTGATACTTGTAAACAGATAGTGTTAATCTTTTGCAAGAGGCTGACTGTCAACACGTAATCAGTCTTACTTACCAACTTCACAAGATAATCATGAAGCCATTTGTCAGCGAACCCCTTTTCGAGTCGATGTCTACTCCGTTCCCCAAAAGTGTAGAAAAAATTGCCGATTCTACCACAACTCAAAAGCTGCTGATTCCTTTTTACGATCGGAAACGAACAGTTTTTGCGGATGAAATTGTACGGCTCGAAGGGTGCGGGAACTACACGAACTTCTTCCTGAAGGATGGGACGAAAATGCTGGTTTCACGCACATTGAAAGAGTACGAAACGCTGCTCACCGACGAGTCATTTGTACGGGTTCACAAATCGTGCATTGTTAATCTGAGTTTTGTGCGCAAGTTTTTCATTAAAAAAGAAGGTGAGCTTGAACTAACAGATGGTCAGCAGGTGAAAATCTCCCGGCGTCGGGCGCAAATGTTTATGGATCGGATTCGTAGTTATCAGTCGGTGCTGGTCAACTAATTCGGGCTGCGAAAATGCGCAATTAACTGGTGTAAACTGCTGATGGGATCGACCACGTATTTCTAC is part of the Spirosoma rhododendri genome and encodes:
- a CDS encoding exodeoxyribonuclease VII large subunit codes for the protein MSPIRLSDLAFTLNAVVDDAFGGRPLWVVAETSDIKNYPDRGYCFMTLVEREGRETTAKLEACIWRRHYHTIRDFEQATGVAFARNIQLLLQVVVSFNPVYGLRLEIVKIDPAYTLGNLERERQAVLDTLVAQHPDLIWVEAGQYITSNQLLPRPTVIQRLALITAPNSDGWRDFRHELAQNPLGYDFVVDEYLSQVQGQGAERAICAQLDKILASQTAYDAVVIVRGGGSQLDFGSFDTYELGRAVAGFSIPILAGIGHERNVSITDLLCHQSVKTPTKAAAFLIEHNRQFEERCLYQRERLLNATRTSLQHAREQLDSETERFQFIMHNYFRDRHTDLTEKAVTLRHLDPANVLKRGYAMLLRNGQILTKASDVRPGDALQVQLSDGSVQVISQ
- the pheS gene encoding phenylalanine--tRNA ligase subunit alpha, whose protein sequence is MLENVDAIQQEIEQYEVRSKDELEQFRMRYISRKGVVTALFDALKQVPADQRRAVGQALNGLKNAAQARFDAFSESLEQQQATNTTPPFDLTLPTVPNLTGNQHPLNLVRQRIIQIFERIGFNVADGPEIESDWYNFGALNFPDNHPARDMQDTFFIRKATEGEPGGDVLLRTHTSNVQIRLMEHTKPPIRSIMPGRVYRNETISARAHCMFHQVEGLYIDRNVGFKDLKDTLYHFVKEMFEPGTQIRFRPSYFPFTEPSAEIDISCQICGGKGCNICKHSGWVEIAGSGMVDPQVIANCGIDPEEYTGFAFGMGIERITQLKYVVNDLRLYTENDIRFLRQFAGQ
- a CDS encoding LytR/AlgR family response regulator transcription factor, which codes for MKPFVSEPLFESMSTPFPKSVEKIADSTTTQKLLIPFYDRKRTVFADEIVRLEGCGNYTNFFLKDGTKMLVSRTLKEYETLLTDESFVRVHKSCIVNLSFVRKFFIKKEGELELTDGQQVKISRRRAQMFMDRIRSYQSVLVN